From one Eptesicus fuscus isolate TK198812 chromosome 21, DD_ASM_mEF_20220401, whole genome shotgun sequence genomic stretch:
- the CKM gene encoding creatine kinase M-type — MPFGNTHNKYKLNYKPEEEYPDLSKHNNHMAKVLTPDLYKKLRDKETPSGFTLDDVIQTGVDNPGHPFIMTVGCVAGDEESYVVFKDLFDPIIQDRHGGYKPTDKHKTDLNHENLKGGDDLDPNYVLSSRVRTGRSIKGYTLPPHCSRGERRAVEKLSVEALNSLTGEFKGKYYPLKSMTEQEQQQLIDDHFLFDKPVSPLLLASGMARDWPDARGIWHNDNKSFLVWVNEEDHLRVISMEKGGNMKEVFRRFCVGLQKIEEIFKKAGHPFMWNEHLGYVLTCPSNLGTGLRGGVHVKLAHLSKHPKFEEILSRLRLQKRGTGGVDTAAVGSVFDVSNADRLGSSEVEQVQLVVDGVKLMVEMEKKLEKGQSIDDMIPAQK; from the exons atgCCGTTCGGTAACACCCACAACAAGTACAAGCTGAACTACAAGCCGGAGGAGGAGTACCCGGACCTCAGCAAGCACAACAACCACATGGCCAAGGTGCTGACCCCTGACCTCTACAAGAAGCTGCGGGACAAGGAGACTCCGTCGGGCTTCACCCTGGACGACGTCATCCAGACGGGTGTGGACAACCCCG GTCACCCCTTCATCATGACCGTGGGCTGTGTGGCCGGCGATGAGGAGTCCTACGTGGTGTTCAAGGACCTCTTCGACCCCATCATCCAGGACCGGCACGGGGGCTACAAACCCACCGACAAGCACAAGACCGACCTCAACCATGAGAACCTCAAG GGTGGAGACGACCTGGACCCCAACTACGTGCTCAGCAGCCGCGTGCGCACAGGCCGCAGCATCAAGGGCTACACGCTGCCCCCCCACTGCTCCCGCGGCGAGCGCCGGGCTGTGGAGAAACTCTCCGTGGAAG CCCTCAACAGCCTGACAGGCGAGTTCAAGGGGAAATACTACCCTCTGAAGAGCATGacggagcaggagcagcagcagctcatcgaCGACCACTTCCTGTTTGACAAGCCTGTGTCCCCACTGCTGCTGGCTTCCGGCATGGCCCGCGACTGGCCCGACGCCCGGGGCATCTG GCACAATGACAACAAGAGCTTCCTGGTGTGGGTGAACGAGGAGGATCACCTCCGAGTCATCTCCATGGAGAAGGGGGGCAACATGAAGGAGGTTTTCCGCCGCTTCTGCGTGGGGCTGCAGAAG ATTGAGGAGATCTTCAAGAAAGCCGGCCACCCCTTCATGTGGAACGAACACCTGGGCTACGTGCTCACCTGCCCCTCCAACCTGGGCACCGGGCTGCGCGGAGGCGTGCACGTGAAGCTGGCACACCTGAGCAAGCACCCCAAGTTCGAGGAGATCCTAAGCCGTCTGCGCCTGCAGAAGCGGGGCACAG GTGGCGTGGACACAGCTGCCGTGGGCTCAGTGTTCGACGTGTCCAACGCCGATCGGCTGGGCTCGTCCGAGGTAGAGCAGGTGCAGCTGGTGGTGGACGGTGTGAAGCTCATGGTGGAGATGGAGAAGAAGCTGGAAAAGGGCCAGTCCATCGACGACATGATCCCCGCCCAGAAGTAG